In Anaerolineae bacterium, the following are encoded in one genomic region:
- a CDS encoding glycosyltransferase family 39 protein, with protein MTRAKAGPLTREWPALAILLAYGAMALLLSPAYNWPVIDSWAFAWSVRHLLETGRLVIVDWGAMSQLAHLGWGLLASWLAGFSFGTLNASTFLLSLAAVLTSYALLRELGLDRGLSLLGAGVLLANPAFVLLSYSYMTDVPFLAWMTLALWMYLRGVRRGGLSWYVLGAMFAALAVLVRQNGIVLPAALGAYLLWEWARRRHPFPWREGLAGILLPALALLVLMLLPRLGVMPARADILMWVDRELTVGELAGKLFRLLLYMGLFLLPVTAAAGVGMLFRGKRWKEAWKPALLTILAGTGAVWQFFHPFRLPYIGIWRMMPYYPAVWTPFGTGSPGEWLAGQRDMLFPYRFWAAITALSCVGVGLLLWPALRRRTSEEGWPAGLLWLAVIANLAPVVLFRGEIYERYLLVVLVPTAALFLRAVQREGARPAWPLAGGLLALYLAFSLALTAEFIGWNGAAWRAAERLAGQGIPLEQIDGGFAWNGWHFADRLGQGEQAHPEGAPAYMELFPFITRQYVVSFSPLPGYQVVGEERYWSPLRGSIGRLYILHRAQ; from the coding sequence ATGACCAGGGCGAAGGCCGGCCCATTGACACGTGAGTGGCCGGCGCTGGCGATTCTGCTCGCCTACGGCGCGATGGCACTGCTCCTTTCGCCGGCGTACAACTGGCCGGTCATCGATTCCTGGGCCTTTGCCTGGAGCGTGCGGCACCTGCTGGAGACCGGCCGGCTGGTCATCGTGGATTGGGGCGCCATGAGTCAGCTCGCGCATCTGGGCTGGGGTCTGCTGGCATCCTGGCTGGCCGGCTTTTCCTTCGGCACGCTGAACGCCTCCACATTCCTGCTGTCCCTGGCGGCAGTGCTGACCAGCTATGCCCTCCTGCGCGAGCTGGGGCTGGATCGGGGGCTGAGCCTGCTGGGGGCCGGCGTCCTGCTGGCCAACCCGGCCTTCGTCCTGCTCTCATACTCGTACATGACCGATGTGCCGTTCCTGGCCTGGATGACGCTGGCGCTGTGGATGTACCTGCGCGGCGTGCGGCGCGGCGGCCTGAGCTGGTACGTGCTGGGGGCAATGTTTGCGGCGCTGGCAGTGCTGGTACGGCAGAACGGCATCGTCCTGCCGGCCGCGCTGGGGGCCTATCTGCTGTGGGAGTGGGCCCGCCGCCGGCATCCCTTCCCCTGGCGCGAGGGGCTGGCCGGCATCCTTCTGCCGGCGCTGGCCCTGCTGGTGCTGATGCTCCTGCCGCGCCTGGGCGTGATGCCGGCGCGCGCCGACATCCTGATGTGGGTGGACCGGGAGCTGACTGTCGGGGAATTGGCCGGCAAGCTGTTCCGGCTACTGCTGTATATGGGACTGTTCCTGCTCCCTGTTACCGCGGCCGCCGGCGTCGGGATGCTGTTTCGCGGTAAGAGATGGAAGGAGGCCTGGAAGCCGGCCCTGCTGACCATCCTGGCCGGCACCGGCGCTGTCTGGCAGTTCTTCCATCCCTTCCGCCTGCCCTATATCGGCATCTGGCGCATGATGCCCTATTATCCGGCGGTCTGGACGCCCTTCGGCACCGGCAGTCCAGGGGAATGGCTGGCCGGCCAACGGGACATGCTCTTCCCCTACCGCTTCTGGGCCGCCATCACCGCACTGAGCTGTGTCGGTGTTGGACTACTGCTGTGGCCGGCCTTGCGCCGGCGGACTTCCGAAGAGGGCTGGCCGGCGGGCCTGCTGTGGCTGGCGGTGATTGCTAACCTGGCGCCGGTGGTGCTTTTCCGCGGCGAGATATACGAGCGCTATCTGCTGGTGGTGCTGGTGCCGACAGCGGCGCTCTTCCTGCGGGCCGTACAGCGGGAGGGAGCGCGGCCGGCCTGGCCGCTGGCCGGCGGACTGCTGGCCCTATATCTCGCCTTCTCCCTGGCGCTGACGGCGGAGTTCATCGGGTGGAACGGGGCCGCCTGGCGGGCCGCCGAACGCCTGGCCGGCCAGGGCATCCCGCTGGAACAGATCGACGGCGGTTTCGCCTGGAATGGGTGGCACTTCGCCGACCGGTTGGGACAGGGAGAGCAGGCGCATCCAGAGGGAGCGCCGGCCTACATGGAGCTGTTCCCTTTTATCACGCGGCAGTATGTGGTTTCTTTCTCGCCCCTGCCGGGGTATCAGGTGGTGGGGGAGGAGCGTTACTGGTCGCCGCTGCGCGGTTCCATTGGGCGGCTGTATATCTTGCATCGAGCACAATAG